GACCTGGACAGCGAGCGGGTCATGGTCACCGGCGGCAGCTACGGCGGCCACATGACCCTGGCCATCGCCGCCTTTTATCCCGAGCGCATCCGCTGCGCCGTGGAAGTGGTGGGCATCTCCAACCTGGTGACCTTCCTGGAGAACACCTCCGGCTACCGCCAGGACCTGCGCCGGGTGGAGTACGGCGACGAGCGCGACCCGAAGATGCGCCGCTTCATGCTCAAGATCGCGCCGCTCAACAACAGCGGCAAGATCAGCAAGCCGCTGTTCATCATCCAGGGCGCCAACGACCCGCGCGTCCCCTTGAGCGAAGCCGAGCAGATGCGCGACACGCTGAAAAAAGGAGGGGTACCGGTCTGGTACCTGGTGGCCAAGGACGAGGGACACGGCTTCGCCAAGAAGGGCAACCGCGACTTCCAGTTCTACGCCACGGTGCTGTTCATCAAGGAATTCCTGCTGAAGTAGCGGCGACGCCAGACTCAGGACTCAAGCAGCCGTCCGTTCTCCAGGACGAGCACGCGGTCAGCCAGCAAACGGATATGGCGCGGATGGTGGCTGATGAACAGGATGCCCAGACGCAGGCGCTGAAAGATTTTCTTGAACTGCAGCAGGATGCGCCAGGCGGTCAGGTCATCCAGGGCTGAAAAAGGCTCGTCGAGCACCAGGAAGTCGGGCTCCAGGGCGAGGGCCCGGGCCAGGACCACGCGCTGCAATTCGCCCCCCGACAGCTCATGCGGCCGGCGCTCCAGAAAAAGCTCGGGCAATTCGAGCAGCGAGAAGAGCGCACACAATTTTTCGCTGACCGTTTCGGGTTCAACGGCGGCGATGCGCAGCGGTTCGCTGACGATTTCGCGGATGGTGAAGCAAGGGTTGACTGCCAGGAAGGGATTTTGAGACATCAGCTGGTTGCGGCGATTGAAATCGGCGC
This DNA window, taken from Candidatus Aminicenantes bacterium, encodes the following:
- a CDS encoding dipeptide/oligopeptide/nickel ABC transporter ATP-binding protein; amino-acid sequence: MEARFRLDNVSKTYQRQRWGKSTVGHKALDGVNLDLGERQACVLTGRSGAGKSTLARMIVGRERPDSGRVLFQGRPLALSSRADFNRRNQLMSQNPFLAVNPCFTIREIVSEPLRIAAVEPETVSEKLCALFSLLELPELFLERRPHELSGGELQRVVLARALALEPDFLVLDEPFSALDDLTAWRILLQFKKIFQRLRLGILFISHHPRHIRLLADRVLVLENGRLLES